The sequence below is a genomic window from Terriglobales bacterium.
AGCTCCGGCGAAACATTGTCCCTCAAAGAGGTCGCCAGCCGCTCCGGACTGCCGAAGACCATGGTTTTTCGTCTGCTCTACACGCTGGAGAAATGCGGGCTGGTCGAGAAAGTCGGCGCGAATCTCTATCAATCATGTGTGCGTCCGCTGAAGCATCGCTTATATCGCCTGGGATATGCGGCGCAAGGAACTGATTATCAGTTTTCAAAAGAGGTTTCCGCGAGTTTGCAGCGCGCAGCCGCGGCCGAAGGCATCGAGCTGATCTGTTTCGACAATCGTTACAGTGCCAAAGTGGCACAGCGCAACGCCGATCTTCTGGTGCGTGAGAAGGTCGATCTGGCGATCGAATTCCAGACTGACGAAGATGTGGCTCCGATCGTCGCCGCCAAATACCGCGAAGCGAACATTCCCATGATCGCCATCGACATCCCCCATCCCGGAGCGACGTACTATGGCGCCAACAACTACGAAGCCGGTCTGATCGGTGGCCGCTATCTCGGCCGCTGGTCAAAAGAAAACTGGGAAGGCGCTGTCGACGAAATCATCCTATTGGAGCTGGTGCGCGCAGGAAACCTGCCCCGCATGCGTCTGACCGGAGCGCTGGTTGGCATCAACCTCGTACTGCCGAATGCAAAGAACTGCCGCATTACTTACCTCGATGGCGACGGTAATTTCGGCACCAGCCTCGAAGCCATGCGACGCCATCTGCATTCATCGAATTCGCGCCATGTATTGGTGGCGGCCGTCAACGATCCGAGTGCGCTGGGAGCCTTGCGCGCCTTTGAAGAAGCTGGACGCAGCGATTGCTGTGCCGTCATGGGACAAAACGCCTCGCCGGAAGGGCGCGCCGAGCTTCGTGTTTCCAAAACGAGACTCGTTGGTTCGGTGGCCTATTTCCCAGAACGGTACGGAGAGGACCTCATCCGGCTGAGCCTCGACATCCTGAACCATCGTCAAGTCGCTCCCGCGTTGTTCGTCGAACACAAGCTGGTGACCCCGAAGACCGTCGACCACTACTATCCCAATGACTGTCTTGGTCAGTTGATCACTGCCTCAGCTCTTGCGCAGGCCAAGACTGCCTAGCGAATTTCCCGACATCGACAAAGTCGTAAGTCAGCTGGGCATTATCCGCTACTCTGAGGTTCTGGTTACTCCACATAGCCCCACTCGAGGATCGTGAGACGGGTGTAGCGCCTCACAGAAAAAGTACGAGAGCTACATTGTCGTGCAGCTCTCGTGGGCTTAAGTCTTTTGGCGGGTCTAGAAGATCACTTTCGCCGCGAGCTGAAGGACGCGGGGATCATTCCAGGTTGCCGCCTGCGGCACAAATGAGGGACTCGGCGCCGACGTAACCTGTCCGAAGCTGGAGGAACCCCAGTTCGCACTCGGAGCAACCGGATTCCAGTGGTTGAACGCATTGAACATGTCGAGCCGGCCTTCTACTTTGAGTCGCTCCCGAATTGGGAAGCTTCGCGTCAAAGATAGGTCGACTGTCCAGGCGCCCGGGTTGCGGAGAAAGTCGCGTGGGACGTTCCCGTACGCTCCTGCCGCTGGTTTGCTGAATGCCGCCGGGTTGAACACCTGATAGGCATACGTTCCGCCCTTTAGGACCGTCCAGGAATTCAAGTAGAGGGGAACTCCGGGATTCAGGTTTGGACGATCAATCCCGGTGCCTTCGCCGGTGAAGCTGTTGTCTGCTCCCAGAGTGACATTCGCAGGCAGTCCCGAAGTGGCACGGATCGATGGCGATACTTGCCATCCTTCGACAAGCCAGCGGAGCGCACCGCTGCCGATCGCAGGACTCGAAGCTACGGCAGATGTGTTGAAGATGTGACGAACGTCAAAGTTGCAGGCGCCGTAATCTGCGCGCGGATTGTTCTGCTGTGAGTAATAGGTACCGCGCAGATCGCCGTTGAAATCGCCGGTGCTGAGACAATGCGAATAGGTGTAGTTCGCAAGCCAGGTAAAGTTGCGGGCAAAGCGATGACGGATCGAGGCAATCAAGCCGTTGTAGTTTGAACTGCCGGTGTCGTCGGCGAGGTAGAACTGGCCGTATAAAGAGGCGCCTTGAGTCGGACTGGTCGCAATCTGCGTCAAATAGCGCCGCTGCGGCTCGTTGCTCACGCTGCATCCTCCCGTGAACTTTGCGCAAACGCTGGGCTGGTTTTGCGCCCAGTTGAAATCATAGGAGAGAGGCAAATGCAGACTGCGGCTGCCGAGATACGAAAGTCCTGCCATCCAATTGGAAGCAAACTGCTTCTCGTAGGAAAAGTTCCACTGCTGCATGTACATGGGGCGCATGCTGTCCAGCAGCGAAACCCACTGTGCGCCGCCCGGAAAGAAGGTAAACCCGCCAGGAAAAGGATTCTGGTTCGTATTCGAATTGGCAACGCAACCATTCGCGATGGAATAGTTCTGCCACGGATTTGAGAATGTACCGCAGCCCGCAGTCGTGATGTTGATCTCGTTCACGACCGGTGGATTCGACGTGAGCCGTTGGCTGTACCAGGTCATCGTCGAGTCGTAGAGCAATCCATAACCGGCGCGCACCACCTGTTTTCCTGAGCCTGTGGGGTCCCACGTCAATCCAACTCTCGGTCCGAAATTTCCCCAATGA
It includes:
- a CDS encoding substrate-binding domain-containing protein; amino-acid sequence: MAAMTQSRDPYLVKAVVHSSKLLTAFQSSGETLSLKEVASRSGLPKTMVFRLLYTLEKCGLVEKVGANLYQSCVRPLKHRLYRLGYAAQGTDYQFSKEVSASLQRAAAAEGIELICFDNRYSAKVAQRNADLLVREKVDLAIEFQTDEDVAPIVAAKYREANIPMIAIDIPHPGATYYGANNYEAGLIGGRYLGRWSKENWEGAVDEIILLELVRAGNLPRMRLTGALVGINLVLPNAKNCRITYLDGDGNFGTSLEAMRRHLHSSNSRHVLVAAVNDPSALGALRAFEEAGRSDCCAVMGQNASPEGRAELRVSKTRLVGSVAYFPERYGEDLIRLSLDILNHRQVAPALFVEHKLVTPKTVDHYYPNDCLGQLITASALAQAKTA